The following proteins are encoded in a genomic region of Amia ocellicauda isolate fAmiCal2 chromosome 6, fAmiCal2.hap1, whole genome shotgun sequence:
- the LOC136751314 gene encoding inosine-uridine preferring nucleoside hydrolase isoform X2: MVKKLLVDVDCGVDDAQAIMLALADPDVQILGITCVRGNTSLDNVCKNVLRVLKVCQRFEIPVFRGASSSLLNESLNASHFHGEDGLGDAPDPEAPGLEHVQKEGAVQAMIRIVTEHEGQVTLVATGPLTNLALAVKIDPSFPQKLKGLYIMGGNTESRGNTTVCGEFNFTADPEAAYIVLNDYLCPTYLATWEFTCMSKIPWEFCGPWLDQNSEKARFMKKIFRYSMEMVKTYKHQEMVGADGFISCDSYAMAAAIDSSVITELEEWPVSVELSGRLTRGMMVLDKVGLLQKEHKVFIIKKCDLEKFKSMMMTALK, encoded by the exons ATGGTGAAGAAGCTGCTAGTTGATGTGGACTGTGGTGTGGATGATGCCCAGGCCATAATGCTGGCCCTGGCTGACCCTGATGTGCAGATTCTGGGCATCACCTGTGTACGTGGGAACACATCTCTTGACAACGTGTGCAAAAATGTGCTGCGTGTGCTCAAGGTCTGCCAGCGATTTGAG ATCCCAGTTTTCAGAGGTGCCTCCAGTTCACTCCTGAACGAGTCCCTAAACGCCAGTCACTTCCATGGGGAGGACGGTCTGGGGGACGCCCCTGATCCGGAGGCCCCGGGCCTTGAGCACGTCCAGAAGGAAGGGGCGGTGCAGGCCATGATCCGGATCGTCACAGAGCATGAAGGCCAG GTCACTCTTGTTGCTACCGGCCCTTTGACAAACCTGGCTCTCGCTGTGAAGATAGATCCCAGCTTTCCCCAGAAACTGAAGggactgtacatcatgggaggAAACACAGAGT CACGAGGCAACACTACCGTCTGTGGAGAGTTTAACTTCACTGCCGATCCAGAAGCTGCTTACATTGTGCTAAACGACTACCTGTGTCCAACCTACCTTGCCACCTGGGAGTTTACATGTATGAGCAAGATCCCCTGG GAATTCTGTGGACCATGGCTGGACCAAAACTCTGAGAAGGCCAGGTTCATGAAGAAGATCTTCAGGTACAGCATGGAGATGGTTAAAACGTACAAGCACCAGGAGATGGTGGGGGCAGACGGCTTTATATCCTGCGACTCCTACGCCATGGCAGCCGCTATAGATAGCTCCGTCATCACAGAGTTGGAGGAGTGGCCGGTCAGTGTGGAGCTCTCCGGGAGGCTGACCCGAGGCATGATGGTGCTCGACAAAGTGGGCCTCCTCCAAAAAGAGCACAAAGTCTTTATCATCAAGAAGTGCGACCTGGAGAAGTTTAAAAGTATGATGATGACAGCTCTGAAATGA